In Amaranthus tricolor cultivar Red isolate AtriRed21 chromosome 3, ASM2621246v1, whole genome shotgun sequence, a single window of DNA contains:
- the LOC130809155 gene encoding probable disease resistance protein At1g15890 isoform X1, with product MMFEYAVLFLSLIVLGISLAFNFVSLLGTMWSMRESINDTINFMIKLPNWLNYYNNLKNDTNTLHMKTTRLTRKAHDIRSEASAAEHQTLRQVKAEVRNWLENVQTVDNQVKDILEQAGRDMNIFVDFFYRAWLGIVHVDKKLQQVEQLLDTGTSLQTAPLISNVRLELPYLTSNLIGSEAFGNIKKVLEFIKSDRISCIGVHGAQGTGKTEIVKHIYNRILVNTNVYYVQIRENITNHELSSMIALTLGLELAEEDEGRRPDFLYRALRSKGKFVLILDGLIRDFRLIEVGIPVHSNGGKLIFTTRSPNVLRRMQSQETIELQPLSEDEAHELFRKEVQVSEYDSEEMEGVAHRILQQCGNVPGVIIRIADMLRREHDIHVWWNTLNELQQHL from the exons ATGATGTTTGAATATG CTGTGCTATTTTTGTCCCTCATTGTGCTCGGAATTTCACTTGCCTTCAACTTCGTTAGTTTATTGGGGACGATGTGGAGTATGAGGGAATCTATAAACGATACAATCAATTTCATGATCAAATTACCTAATTGGTTAAACTACTATAACAACTTGAAGAACGACACAAACACCCTCCATATGAAAACAACAAGATTAACCCGAAAAGCCCATGACATCAGATCAGAGGCATCTGCTGCAGAGCATCAGACCCTTCGCCAAGTGAAGGCAGAAGTACGAAATTGGTTGGAAAACGTGCAGACTGTGGATAACCAAGTTAAGGATATTCTGGAGCAGGCAGGAAGAGATATGAACATTTTCGTAGATTTCTTTTATCGCGCTTGGTTAGGGATCGTTCATGTCGACAAGAAACTTCAGCAAGTAGAACAACTCTTGGATACTGGAACGTCTTTACAGACTGCTCCCTTGATATCTAATGTAAGACTGGAGCTTCCTTATCTGACTTCCAACCTAATAGGTAGCGAAGCATTCGGTAATATCAAGAAAGTGTTGGAGTTTATAAAATCAGATCGGATATCATGTATTGGTGTTCATGGAGCACAAGGTACCGGCAAAACAGAAATCGTTAAGCATATCTACAACCGAATATTAGTAAACACGAATGTTTATTATGTACAAATTAGGGAGAATATCACGAACCATGAGTTGTCGAGCATGATTGCTCTAACACTTGGGTTAGAATTAGCTGAAGAGGATGAAGGTAGGCGGCCTGATTTTTTATACAGAGCTTTGAGAAGTAAAGGGAAATTTGTTCTTATACTAGATGGTTTAATAAGAGATTTCAGATTAATTGAAGTAGGTATCCCTGTGCATTCAAATGGGGGAAAATTGATTTTCACTACACGTTCACCAAATGTTTTGCGAAGAATGCAGTCACAAGAAACAATCGAGCTGCAGCCGTTGTCAGAAGATGAAGCACATGAGCTGTTTCGAAAAGAGGTGCAGGTGAGTGAATATGACTCGGAAGAAATGGAAGGCGTAGCACATCGTATCTTACAACAATGTGGGAATGTACCTGGCGTAATTATTCGTATAGCAGATATGTTGAGAAGGGAACATGATATACATGTATGGTGGAACACTTTGAATGAACTGCAACAACACTTGTAG
- the LOC130809155 gene encoding probable disease resistance protein At1g15890 isoform X2 → MWSMRESINDTINFMIKLPNWLNYYNNLKNDTNTLHMKTTRLTRKAHDIRSEASAAEHQTLRQVKAEVRNWLENVQTVDNQVKDILEQAGRDMNIFVDFFYRAWLGIVHVDKKLQQVEQLLDTGTSLQTAPLISNVRLELPYLTSNLIGSEAFGNIKKVLEFIKSDRISCIGVHGAQGTGKTEIVKHIYNRILVNTNVYYVQIRENITNHELSSMIALTLGLELAEEDEGRRPDFLYRALRSKGKFVLILDGLIRDFRLIEVGIPVHSNGGKLIFTTRSPNVLRRMQSQETIELQPLSEDEAHELFRKEVQVSEYDSEEMEGVAHRILQQCGNVPGVIIRIADMLRREHDIHVWWNTLNELQQHL, encoded by the coding sequence ATGTGGAGTATGAGGGAATCTATAAACGATACAATCAATTTCATGATCAAATTACCTAATTGGTTAAACTACTATAACAACTTGAAGAACGACACAAACACCCTCCATATGAAAACAACAAGATTAACCCGAAAAGCCCATGACATCAGATCAGAGGCATCTGCTGCAGAGCATCAGACCCTTCGCCAAGTGAAGGCAGAAGTACGAAATTGGTTGGAAAACGTGCAGACTGTGGATAACCAAGTTAAGGATATTCTGGAGCAGGCAGGAAGAGATATGAACATTTTCGTAGATTTCTTTTATCGCGCTTGGTTAGGGATCGTTCATGTCGACAAGAAACTTCAGCAAGTAGAACAACTCTTGGATACTGGAACGTCTTTACAGACTGCTCCCTTGATATCTAATGTAAGACTGGAGCTTCCTTATCTGACTTCCAACCTAATAGGTAGCGAAGCATTCGGTAATATCAAGAAAGTGTTGGAGTTTATAAAATCAGATCGGATATCATGTATTGGTGTTCATGGAGCACAAGGTACCGGCAAAACAGAAATCGTTAAGCATATCTACAACCGAATATTAGTAAACACGAATGTTTATTATGTACAAATTAGGGAGAATATCACGAACCATGAGTTGTCGAGCATGATTGCTCTAACACTTGGGTTAGAATTAGCTGAAGAGGATGAAGGTAGGCGGCCTGATTTTTTATACAGAGCTTTGAGAAGTAAAGGGAAATTTGTTCTTATACTAGATGGTTTAATAAGAGATTTCAGATTAATTGAAGTAGGTATCCCTGTGCATTCAAATGGGGGAAAATTGATTTTCACTACACGTTCACCAAATGTTTTGCGAAGAATGCAGTCACAAGAAACAATCGAGCTGCAGCCGTTGTCAGAAGATGAAGCACATGAGCTGTTTCGAAAAGAGGTGCAGGTGAGTGAATATGACTCGGAAGAAATGGAAGGCGTAGCACATCGTATCTTACAACAATGTGGGAATGTACCTGGCGTAATTATTCGTATAGCAGATATGTTGAGAAGGGAACATGATATACATGTATGGTGGAACACTTTGAATGAACTGCAACAACACTTGTAG